AAAGCAAACCTAGAATAAAAAGCAATCTTTTAAggacataataaaataaaacataaataataacaAGTAAATTCAATGATAGATTACTCCTTAAAGACTCTGACCACAACTAAGCCTATTTAGAATTCTTATTATTGAAGTCCACCCTAGCTGATTTGGAAGCAACCGTAAGAGAGTCTTTCTCTGGAGTGGTAGATGAGATAACCTTTGACACTTTAGTTACTGGTTGAATGGTTCCAACCATTGGTCGTTTACCAGCAACTTTGGATTCTTTAGCTAGCTGAAGGAGAGGTGTGTTAGTCAGAATCTCAGTGTCGGGAAGAGAAATGGATGGTTGGTGGGGCATAATCTCAGTGTCGGGAATAGAAATGGATGGTTGATGGGGCATAATCTCAGTGATAGTAGTAGAAGGTGGAGAAAGTGAAACCCCTTGAGCAGTTGGTGGCATACTTCTGCCAGAGGGCATTGATGATACAGAAACAACTCTATAAGAAAGATACCAATCATTTGGTGCCCGTAATGCAACAGTATAGTGACAAGTGTCTTGTTCTCCTTTGTCCTGTAAATCATTA
The genomic region above belongs to Humulus lupulus chromosome 1, drHumLupu1.1, whole genome shotgun sequence and contains:
- the LOC133814780 gene encoding uncharacterized protein LOC133814780; protein product: MLCLDLVKVKDRLQEDVGIMDPHPFTTSFPFDFQDKGEQDTCHYTVALRAPNDWYLSYRVVSVSSMPSGRSMPPTAQGVSLSPPSTTITEIMPHQPSISIPDTEIMPHQPSISLPDTEILTNTPLLQLAKESKVAGKRPMVGTIQPVTKVSKVISSTTPEKDSLTVASKSARVDFNNKNSK